One Primulina huaijiensis isolate GDHJ02 unplaced genomic scaffold, ASM1229523v2 scaffold35855, whole genome shotgun sequence DNA window includes the following coding sequences:
- the LOC140968378 gene encoding ADP-ribosylation factor GTPase-activating protein AGD5-like — MVKKAVIFSIVGVAVYASCVQGRENAACVIDKAGLFLVVSYEEKRWISKDGKPKSPPRRIEEKTSVQQQRPSERSGYGHLSHSGLLADKRKHVPAPVTKENIAAPRTPKGSEQIAPSHVTEQVIQKTEPSEPTKHVAETVSPPKVDYATDLFNMLSLDGSVENSAMVSADDNTWAGFQSAASSSTTEKTSQTKLVDNKTQSPSGIEDLFTGSPSIIPGLVPGKPQKDAKTDIMSLFDQVCFVLENFISRPLPPRLCALLNFFPVLFK, encoded by the exons ATGGTGAAAAAAGCTGTGATTTTTTCCATTGTGGGGGTTGCGGTGTACGCAAGCTGTGTACAAGGAAGAGAAAACGCTGCGTGTGTGATAGACAAGGCGGGTCTGTTCTTGGTTGTATC ATATGAAGAAAAGAGATGGATATCCAAAGATGGGAAGCCAAAGTCACCACCTAGGAGAATAGAAGAAAAAACTTCTGTACAGCAGCAAAGACCAAGTGAAAGAAGTGGCTACGGGCATCTCAGCCATTCTGGGCTCTTAGCCGATAAGAGGAAACATGTTCCAGCACCTGTTACGAAAGAAAATATTGCTGCTCCTAGAACTCCTAAAGGATCAGAACAA ATTGCTCCATCTCATGTGACTGAACAAGTGATTCAGAAAACGGAACCATCTGAACCTACAAAGCATGTTGCAGAAACTGTTTCTCCCCCTAAAGTTGATTATGCTACTGATCTTTTCAATATGCTTTCACTGGATGGTTCCGTTGAAAATTCTGCCATGGTATCTGCGGATGACAATACGTGGGCTGGATTTCAAT CTGCTGCATCATCGTCAACAACAGAAAAGACTAGCCAAACAAAACTTGTTGATAACAAGACCCAATCCCCTTCAGGAATTGAAGATCTTTTTACGGGTTCGCCATCAATCATTCCTGGTTTAGTACCAGGGAAACCTCAAAAAGATGCCAAAACAGATATAATGTCTCTTTTTGATCAGGTGTGTTTTGTGCTAGAGAATTTCATTAGCCGTCCCCTACCCCCGCGCTTATGTGCTCTGTTGAACTTTTTTccagttttatttaaataa
- the LOC140968382 gene encoding uncharacterized protein, whose product MDLDIPHYFRTSSIGSSSTNTAASTSELFICFTSRLSSSSSSMKLSKSILSPGRATRDCGPVSLTSSLSRRLRTNGSLKGGQASPFFTLSGKKRGCSFENPEPSSPKVTCIGQVRVKTKKRVKQTRSFSKRRGGDLSFRKIEQLGGVRAYQGEDRTSSQQKFSNPSAHAQTQQQSQECLTHRNQKWVHLPISICEGLRSFGSEFSCFFPCKSSCFSTSEREKSEERGPGENENGCGAVFTRWLVSVNDGEGGKRREIELVVGGGDEEEILAERYSMRSSRRHVFEDIEVKNNRIEVKGQSLEGEEEAARVGICIPPKNALLLMRCRSDPMKMASLANKFSWDAKAAHKIEYEDIKEGKNDEQVGKDVDEFEEVQNGDTISVESEEQENLRGCDVKDEIFMGNKAETGEVFEEEDVSVEHIDEQETLNEAEVISEIGAVCNEEKSRGLLIISFQEMEEKQEQESAVTKEMTLEEEEEEVESNMSSFEALSDQENAEHFEDYPVQPEEEAEDASLCLLTSSNGSDDKESEGNEMPTLHHDAAMEKQDGEETQRNPSFTDCYDVNQEETQLNCEEENSRKDGTEEQKAATSPTVTGIGAPENREFLVGSQDAKKEKESHVLPDCLLLMMCEPKLSMEVSKETWVCSTDFLRWLPERPLKPPAKPAKVGSGGEQGPMKRRLSVDSKPKPNSQKEKHELQQPRRSSCSLPPATAAASRANIIEQELVNAVAYEPLALTRCKSEPMSTAATKLLPESHFWKNAIRKLEPHRRATLGAAGVGF is encoded by the coding sequence ATGGATTTAGATATACCCCATTATTTCCGCACTTCAAGCATAGGTAGCAGCAGCACAAACACCGCTGCCTCTACGAGCGAGCTTTTCATTTGCTTCACTTCTCGGCTgtcttcatcatcatcttctATGAAACTCTCCAAATCAATACTCAGCCCTGGCCGCGCCACTAGGGACTGTGGTCCTGTTTCTCTTACTTCTTCCCTCAGTCGCCGACTACGCACCAATGGCAGCCTCAAGGGTGGCCAAGCTTCTCCATTCTTTACATTATCTGGCAAGAAAAGAGGCTGCAGCTTTGAAAACCCAGAGCCCTCTTCACCTAAGGTTACCTGCATCGGACAGGTGAGAGTGAAGACCAAGAAAAGAGTTAAGCAAACTCGGAGTTTCTCCAAAAGGCGGGGTGGCGATCTTAGTTTCAGAAAAATTGAACAACTAGGCGGCGTTAGAGCGTACCAGGGTGAGGATAGAACTAGCAGTCagcaaaaattttcaaatcctAGTGCTCACGCTCAGACGCAGCAGCAGTCTCAGGAATGCTTGACTCACAGGAACCAGAAATGGGTTCATTTGCCAATATCGATTTGCGAAGGTTTAAGGTCGTTCGGTTCCGAATTCAGTTGTTTTTTCCCGTGCAAAAGCTCGTGTTTTTCTACAAGTGAAAGGGAGAAATCAGAGGAGCGTGGACCAGGTGAAAATGAAAATGGATGCGGAGCTGTGTTTACGCGGTGGCTGGTGTCTGTGAATGATGGTGAAGGAGGAAAGAGGAGGGAAATTGAGCTCGTGGTCGGCGGGGGAGATGAGGAGGAGATCTTGGCGGAGAGATATTCGATGAGGAGTTCAAGAAGGCATGTCTTTGAAGATATTGAGGTTAAGAATAATAGGATCGAAGTAAAGGGGCAGAGTTTGGAGGGGGAAGAGGAAGCCGCAAGAGTGGGCATTTGCATACCCCCAAAGAACGCTCTTTTATTGATGAGATGCAGATCCGATCCCATGAAGATGGCTTCTCTTGCCAACAAGTTCAGCTGGGATGCGAAGGCCGCTCATAAAATTGAATATGAGGATATTAAAGAGGGAAAAAATGATGAACAAGTTGGTAAAGATGTTGATGAATTTGAAGAGGTACAAAATGGTGATACAATTAGTGTAGAAAGTGAAGAACAGGAGAATTTGCGAGGATGTGATGTTAAAGATGAGATTTTTATGGGAAATAAAGCTGAAACAGGCGAGGTTTTTGAGGAAGAAGATGTTTCAGTCGAGCATATAGATGAACAAGAGACCCTAAATGAAGCAGAAGTGATATCGGAAATAGGAGCCGTCTGTAACGAGGAAAAAAGTCGAGGACTGCTAATTATTAGCTTCCAAGAAATGGAAGAAAAGCAAGAGCAAGAAAGTGCGGTCACGAAGGAGATGACATTagaggaggaagaggaagaggTTGAATCGAATATGTCTTCATTTGAAGCTCTTTCAGATCAAGAAAATGCTGAACATTTTGAAGATTATCCAGTTCAACCAGAGGAAGAAGCAGAAGATGCCTCACTTTGCCTTTTAACTTCATCGAATGGATCAGATGACAAAGAAAGCGAGGGCAACGAAATGCCAACACTCCACCATGATGCTGCAATGGAGAAACAAGATGGAGAGGAAACACAACGGAACCCCAGTTTTACAGATTGCTACGACGTAAATCAGGAGGAAACCCAGCTGAATTGCGAGGAAGAAAACTCTCGAAAAGATGGAACCGAAGAACAAAAGGCAGCAACTTCACCTACAGTGACAGGAATTGGGGCCCCTGAAAATCGAGAATTTCTTGTTGGTAGTCAAGatgcaaagaaagaaaaagaaagccACGTGCTACCCGATTGCTTGCTGTTAATGATGTGTGAACCGAAGTTATCAATGGAGGTTTCCAAGGAAACCTGGGTCTGCAGCACTGATTTTCTCAGGTGGCTTCCGGAAAGGCCACTTAAACCGCCGGCTAAACCTGCCAAAGTTGGCAGCGGTGGCGAACAAGGCCCAATGAAGAGGAGGCTCAGCGTTGACTCGAAGCCTAAGCCCAATTCACAAAAGGAGAAACACGAACTCCAGCAGCCGCGGCGTTCATCGTGCTCCCTGCCACCCGCCACGGCGGCCGCGTCTAGGGCCAACATAATTGAGCAGGAACTTGTAAATGCTGTTGCTTATGAGCCGTTGGCGCTGACTAGATGCAAGTCGGAGCCCATGAGTACTGCAGCTACCAAGCTCTTACCCGAGTCCCATTTCTGGAAGAACGCTATCAGAAAGCTGGAGCCGCACAGGCGAGCCACGCTCGGCGCTGCTGGGGTCGGGTTTTGA